Genomic segment of Planctomycetaceae bacterium:
AATCCGGATCCGCAACCGCGGCTTGAGACACTTCAGTCATGGCAATCCAGCTCCCGTTCATTCTGCAGCATAAAGTGCTTTGGCTGTTCCAGATCTTTAAACATTCCATTGACGGCTGCCCACAGCAGCAGGAAGAAAAAGCCTGCACTGGCCAGTAGGTAATTCACGACAGGGGTTATGGCAAATCCACCTTCTGTGCCGGACTTCGAAAGATTCTTCGTCAGCTCCATCAGCTCGGCAAACTTCATCACGAAGCCCAGCATGCTCGGAATCAGAATCAGGATTCCGAAGCCAATTGTCACGGTCCAGGCCATCGAGCGATTGTTAATCGTCCCCGGCGGCATCGATTCCTGTTCGTTATTCATTTTCATCTTCGCCTTCTGCATCAGGCGAGGCCAGTTTGGTTTCGACATAGGCCTCATAGTAGGGATACTCATCCAGCCACGACCCAAGCCACTGAATGTAGGTCAACATCGCCAGGCCCTTCTTGTTCGGCTTGTCGGGAGCGCCGTCGAAGAACCACGGGTACTCCGGCATCGGAGAGCCTTCCGACAAGTCCAGCGGACGGTAGAAGTGCACCGCATGCCAATCGTTTGATCGGCGTCCACCTTCGCGGCTGAGGTCCGGACCGACCCGACGAGTTCCGAAAAGAACTGGTCGCTGAAGTTCGTTCTGGTATTCCCACGAGTGCGAGACCGGCCCAAACCGCTCTTCCTCATTTGAGACAGGTCGGACGAACTGACTGTGGCAGTGCCAGCATCCTTCTCCAACGTAAATCTTGTGTCCGTATCGAAGTGCTTCGGCGCACTTTTCGTCCCAGAACTTTTCTGCCTCTGCCTCCGCCTCCGGAATCTCTCCAAAAGCTTCCCTGAAGGAATCGGGGAACCGACGTGCAAGGTCTTCGAACTGGTATCGCAGGTTCGGAGACACCAGTTCTTCGACGGTGAGTTCCTTTTGATTCTTGTACATCAAAGCGGGAACCAGGGCGTTGGAAACAAATGCCAGCGCGAAAAAGCCCAGGCCTGCGACGTACAGAATACCTGACTTGCTTTCAAACATGTCTGATGATCCAAATGGGCTGATTGCTTTCGCAATTCAACTGATGTCGTGATCAGAGTGGAAACAGGAGTATCTACGCGGTATCCAATTCTCAGGCGGCTGCTTTTGCAGCTGCCGCGGCTCGAGTCGTCAGCCAGATGTTCTGCAGGAACGCAATCAATCCGGCAAACATAGCCAGACCGGCGAAAACCCGGATCACCCAGAACGGATACGAAAAATCAACCGAATAGTCCCACGGTTCAAGGGCGGCCCATGACCAGCCCTGAAAAACCCCAAGCAGGATCAGGTCAGCAGCCATCAGGCCGACTCCCAGTGTGGAAGCCCAGTAATGCCATGCCAGAAGTTTCTGGCTTTCCCACGGACGTCCCAGCATTCGGGGATACAGATAGGTCATGATGCCCATGATCCACATCGAAAACACACCGAACATCACCATATGTGCGTGACCGACCACCCAGTCACTGAAGTGGATAATCTTCTGAAATGTCAGTGTTACCTGAAATGAACACTGGAGACACGTCAGGAAGTAGTAAACCATCCCCGTATAGAACCACCGAATCGGCATGTTGGTCTTTACGGCACTGGGAGTGCCCCAGAGTGTGCCGATGAAGTTAATGACAACAGTTGTCACGACAAGCTCAACTGCAATCGTTGACACCACGGCACCATACTGCAGGAACATCGGGATAGGGGTGTAGAGGAAGTGGTGGATCCCCTGAAGCGGATAGAAGAATGCCAGGCCCCCAGAAGCCAACCGGCGAAAGTCCGTGACTCCAGATGGGCTTCTTCAGAAGGATCGGCACAAAGTAATACATCCAGGCCCCAACCAAGTGGAGTTACGAACAATCCCACCAGGTCATGAATAAACAGACCGCCGACCGCCCCCGCACTTGTTCCACCGACAAAGTATTCCGGAATGAAGTTGCCCATCGCGTACGTCAGAAATGTCCAGACGAATGCGGCGAGGAAGTACCAGAGCGTGACGTAGATAGGGCCTTTCATACGAGCAATTGGCGTCATGAAATTGATGGCTACAAGCAGAAGACCCAGCTGCGCAACGGGGTCGATCCAAACCGGCGTTTCGCCCCATTCCAGTGCCTGAGCTTCGCCAAGCAAAATACCAACCGCCGTGGCCCCGACGACAATTTGCCAGGCAGCGTAGATCAACCATGAAAGCCTCTTATCCAGAACCGGCTGAAGGGTCAGTCGCGGCACAACCCAATGCAGGCAACCAAGAAATCCATTCGCCAGGAAGCCGTAGGCCACGGCGTTGGTGTGAACCATCCGCCATCGTCCGGGCGAAAACAGTTCGATCCCCTGAAGCGGATTATGGCGAATCAGCTGAAACGCCATCAGTAAACCTGCCAGCATTGATGTGGTCAGGAAGATCAACGCAGTGATGAAATAGGTCCGCACTAGCTTTTCGTCAACCAGTTCGCTGTGCGTCCTGACTTGCGTCTGAGCGGGAGATGCGATTGTCGCTTCACTCATGTCTTATTGCTCGCGTGCTGTGAATTCGTGCTCGTCAGTTCCTGACGACCGAAAGAAGAACTCAGGTTTCGAATCGTTGATGCCGCAATCTCGGTTTCCAGCCCAGGCTAGTGCTGTTCGGTCGGCCGCTGGTAAGGAATGAACTTTACCATAAGGAGCAAGCAGGGCCATGGTCCACCCAAAAACAAGGTGTGTCGACAACGCCACCCACCACGGAAGAATGCTGTTGTCCGTGATCCAGTTGCCGCCGAACAGGGCAGGCTGCAGCCAGGCAAGAATCAGGTAGTAGTTGACGAGCCAGACTGCGACAGCGAGACGCGTATCCCCCAGATCAGTCGAGGAATTACGTTACGGGTCAACGCGAATCGAGCGATGCCCCAATGGAACACCGTGCCCAGCACCATACCGGTTCCGATGTACAGACAGCACCCCAGCGCCAGAATCACACCATCATCGATCACGTAGGCACTGCCCTCTGCGGTCTGCAGTTTCAGAGCCTGCTCACCCAGCGGGAACGTCAGATAAACTCTGATGATTTCCAGGGAATGCTTGCCCGCAATCGTGGACCCAATAACGTTAAACAGCAGACTCATCATGGCCGCCACGCCACCGAGCAGGAAACCTACGGTTACATAGAAACCCGTGTAAAACTGTTCCGGATTCCATTCGCTGCCAACACTGGCTCCGCCAAGCTCTGCCTCCAGTGAGGCCATCTGCTGCCTGAGCGATTCCAGGGTTTGACGCTTTTCTTCGAGGGATGTCTGATCCGCCATATCAAGTCATCTCAGTGAAAGTAATTGCAGTGAATCCAACAATCAAACAGTGAAGGCTATTCAGCCCCACCTTCCGACGATCCGCTTTCGGCGTTATCAGCTTCTGACGACGCTGTCACAAACGGCTTCACCAGACCCGCGGGAATATCTGCCTTTGCTCGCCGCTGCCCCGATGTATGCAGCACAAAGCTGACAAGATTCCAGATGGTGTCGGGTTCACTTTGCAACGCGCTCTTGAAACCGGGCATCGGGCTTCCGTTGATTCCGTTCAGAATGCGGCGATAGACGTCGATCGGCTCCTGACCTCCATGCAGCATGCCGGAAGTCAGATCCGCAGCTCGAGTGGGGTGCCCCCAGGAATCGTTGCCGATATTGTCCTTGGTTTGCCCGCGGCCG
This window contains:
- a CDS encoding cbb3-type cytochrome c oxidase subunit I, with product MAFFYPLQGIHHFLYTPIPMFLQYGAVVSTIAVELVVTTVVINFIGTLWGTPSAVKTNMPIRWFYTGMVYYFLTCLQCSFQVTLTFQKIIHFSDWVVGHAHMVMFGVFSMWIMGIMTYLYPRMLGRPWESQKLLAWHYWASTLGVGLMAADLILLGVFQGWSWAALEPWDYSVDFSYPFWVIRVFAGLAMFAGLIAFLQNIWLTTRAAAAAKAAA
- a CDS encoding cbb3-type cytochrome c oxidase subunit II; protein product: MFESKSGILYVAGLGFFALAFVSNALVPALMYKNQKELTVEELVSPNLRYQFEDLARRFPDSFREAFGEIPEAEAEAEKFWDEKCAEALRYGHKIYVGEGCWHCHSQFVRPVSNEEERFGPVSHSWEYQNELQRPVLFGTRRVGPDLSREGGRRSNDWHAVHFYRPLDLSEGSPMPEYPWFFDGAPDKPNKKGLAMLTYIQWLGSWLDEYPYYEAYVETKLASPDAEGEDENE
- a CDS encoding cbb3-type cytochrome c oxidase subunit I, encoding MSEATIASPAQTQVRTHSELVDEKLVRTYFITALIFLTTSMLAGLLMAFQLIRHNPLQGIELFSPGRWRMVHTNAVAYGFLANGFLGCLHWVVPRLTLQPVLDKRLSWLIYAAWQIVVGATAVGILLGEAQALEWGETPVWIDPVAQLGLLLVAINFMTPIARMKGPIYVTLWYFLAAFVWTFLTYAMGNFIPEYFVGGTSAGAVGGLFIHDLVGLFVTPLGWGLDVLLCADPSEEAHLESRTFAGWLLGAWHSSIRFRGSTTSSTPLSRCSCSMVPWCQRLQLSLS